In Camelina sativa cultivar DH55 chromosome 16, Cs, whole genome shotgun sequence, a single window of DNA contains:
- the LOC104751836 gene encoding uncharacterized protein LOC104751836, whose translation MSGAQGAEPMGSRTATTYESVEGGQNKTKLDIKSKEDEGGILVDKLHEKVSDAAGLGGPVFGAGKDGKKQDLGVTGTG comes from the coding sequence ATGTCGGGAGCACAAGGAGCAGAGCCTATGGGGTCAAGAACGGCGACAACGTATGAGTCGGTGGAAGGAGGACAGAACAAGACGAAGCTTGATATAAAGTCGAAGGAAGACGAAGGTGGGATTCTAGTTGACAAGCTTCATGAAAAGGTCTCTGATGCTGCTGGTCTTGGCGGACCTGTCTTTGGTGCTGGTAAAGATGGCAAGAAGCAGGATCTTGGTGTTACCGGTACCGGCTAG